A region of Vitis riparia cultivar Riparia Gloire de Montpellier isolate 1030 chromosome 12, EGFV_Vit.rip_1.0, whole genome shotgun sequence DNA encodes the following proteins:
- the LOC117927121 gene encoding proton pump-interactor BIP103-like, with translation MIEKLDQDEDQIIEKLKKKLLDREELNSLLKTLRYREEDFERSIVWKRGELHPLQAARDKLCSVNKAYEVGTICSGGEPNTLSLHLKMLHKTKSIAEEKKLLREIKVSQTGAVDPCLSMKKLNSRIMGLYSGMLWVRRSSAERKQLFGEIKELEVERDNMISTANLKGKTWDSLGSKEAILNKIKDISIDLDGTKKKHLSVKAEIKHVKKEMRAIDKCMIPLQKKLVAVYREKDVTYKHLLELRKQEDEGV, from the exons ATGATTGAGAAATTGGATCAAGATGAAGATCAGATCATTGAAAAGCTTAAGAAAAAATTG TTAGATCGAGAAGAGCTGAATTCATTATTGAAGACTCTAAGGTATCGGGAAGAGGATTTTGAAAGAAGCATTGTTTGGAAGAGAGGAGAGTTGCACCCTCTGCAAGCAGCTCGAGACAAACTGTGTTCTGTGAACAAAGCATACGAAGTGGGAACTATTTGCTCAGGGGGAGAGCCAAATACCTTA AGTCTTCATCTCAAAATGCTGCATAAGACCAAAAGTATAGCCGAGGAGAAGAAGCTCCTTAGGGAAATAAAAGTAAGCCAAACGGGGGCGGTTGATCCATGCTTGTCTATGAAAAAGCTCAATTCTAGA ATCATGGGATTGTACTCCGGGATGCTATGGGTAAGAAGAAGTTCAGCTGAGAGAAAGCAGCTGTTCGGAGAGATCAAAGAGCTTGAGGTGGAAAGAGACAACATGATCTCTACTGCTAACTTGAAGGGAAAGACTTGGGATTCTTTGGGTTCAAAAGAAGCTATACTAAACAAGATCAAA GATATCAGCATTGATTTGGATGGAACAAAGAAGAAGCACCTGTCAGTTAAGGCTGAAATTAAGCATGTTAAGAAAGAGATGAGGGCCATAGATAAGTGTATGATTCCTTTACAGAAGAAATTGGTAGCTGTTTACCGGGAAAAGGATGTAACATACAAACACCTCCTTGAACTGAGAAAACAAGAAGATGAAGGGGTATGA
- the LOC117927223 gene encoding proton pump-interactor BIP103-like, translated as MEEANFMENSPIEMPAKEQIHQCHFLKFQSHDQHLNLKARFKEAQKLVEKWNQDRNRINEELRKKLVHQNCLSWFLSRLSYKDQGLKTSIAYKRRQLDPLLVALDKLCCGNKAYQVGPIFSGGELNPFSLHHRMHKTKNLAEEKQLLREINASQRTAVSSCLSLEVLNYSIHSSYQMMESLEWERRSSAEKKHFLREIKELEVQRDNMISNANLKGKILDSLGSKEAIKTQIKLIRTELDGMKKKQQSVKAEIEQAEKEMEAMEMYIGSLQEKLVAISQERKGAVKHLNEL; from the exons ATGGAAGAAGCCAACTTCATGGAGAATTCTCCCATTGAAATGCCTGCCAAGGAGCAAATCCATCAGTGTcatttcctcaaatttcaatCACATGATCAGCACCTGAACTTGAAAGCTAGATTTAAAGAGGCTCAGAAGCTAGTTGAAAAATGGAATCAAGATCGGAATCGGATCAACGAAGAACTGAGGAAAAAATTG GTACATCAAAACTGTTTGAGTTGGTTCTTGAGCCGTTTAAGCTACAAGGATCAGGGTCTGAAAACAAGCATTGCTTACAAGAGGAGGCAGCTCGACCCTCTACTAGTAGCTCTAGACAAATTGTGTTGTGGAAACAAAGCATACCAAGTTGGACCTATCTTTTCTGGGGGAGAACTTAATCCTTTT AGCTTGCATCACAGGATGCATAAGACCAAAAATTTAGCTGAGGAGAAGCAGCTACTTAGAGAAATAAATGCAAGCCAAAGGACGGCTGTTAGCTCATGTCTTTCGTTGGAAGTGCTTAACTATAGT ATCCACTCTTCATACCAAATGATGGAATCATTGGAATGGGAGAGAAGAAGTTCAGCTGAGAAAAAGCACTTCCTCAGAGAGATCAAAGAGCTTGAAGTGCAAAGGGACAACATGATCTCTAATGCTAATTTGAAGGGAAAGATTTTGGATTCATTGGGTTCAAAAGAAGCTATAAAAACCCAGATCAAG CTTATCAGAACTGAATTGGATGGAATGAAGAAGAAACAACAGTCAGTTAAGGCTGAAATTGAACAGGCTGAGAAAGAGATGGAGGCCATGGAGATGTATATAGGTTCTTTACAGGAGAAATTGGTAGCTATAAGCCAAGAAAGGAAAGGAGCAGTCAAACACCTTAATGAACTGTGA